The Spirosoma oryzicola region TGTATAATAGTCCATTGCAGCAGCACTCATTATACCCGTTTAGCTCCATGAGAAACCGTAGAGATTTTTTGAAACAGGCCAGCCTGTTGACTTTGGGAGGTCTAGCCCTGCCTCAGCTTACGAAAGCGGAACAGCTTATTCATCCGACTCTCTCCCGCCCCATTGGTATCCAGCTGTTCACCCTGTTCAAGCAGATGAATGACGACCCGAAAAGCACACTGGAAAAAGTGGCGGCTACAGGCTATAAAGAAGTCGAATCTGCTTTCAGCATGCGCGGAAAATACTACGGCTATTCGGTCAAAGAATTTAAAGCACTGGTTGAGGGTATGGGTATGAAATGGCGGGCTCACCACGCGGGTGGAGCACCGTTTCGTCCGCGCCCCACTCCACCGGCCAGTACGACCGCTGCGGGTGGAGGAGCGCCACCCGCTCGCAATCCATTTGGCAATGGGCCAATGCCAACCATGCTGAACCTGCGGGACAACTACCAGCAATTGGTTGACGATGCCGCCGAAGGAGAACTGAGCTATCTGGTCTGTGCCAGTACGCCCGTCGCAACGCTGGATGAAATCAACAAGTCAATCGAGGTGTTCCAGAAAACGGGCGAAGCAGCCAAGAAAGCAGGTATTGGCTTCGCCTACCACAACCACGCTACCGAGTTCGATCCCGTTGAGGGCGGGAAGACACCGTACGAACTAATTCTTTCTCAGACGGATAAAGACCTCGTCAAGATGGAACTTGATCTGGCCTGGGCGACCAAGGCGGGTAAAGATCCCGTGGCGTTGTTTAAAGGGCAACCGGGTCGTTTTCCCCTTTGGCACATCAAGGACATCAAGTCGGATCTGAAAACGATCACGGAAGTCGGAAATGGTGTGGTTGATTTCAAACGCATTTTTGCCGCAGCAGGTATTGCCGGACTTAAATACATTTTCGTTGAACAGGATATGGCACCTGGTATCGAGAACATTCAGATCAGCTATCAAAATTTAACCAAGGTGCTGGCCTGATTGGTGGAATACGCCGAAAGACGTTAGCCTTTAGATAGCCCTCACGGACCCGTTTTCGAATGAGTTCGTGAGGGTTATGCGGTTGATAGACTTTGGTTTTGGTTTCCGGCGATACTTTTTGAGTAAAGCCTCCTTTATTTCATCTTTCTGTTATGAAGTTTCTGTCTGACGCCTACTTTCTCCCTGTACCTGTATGAATCTCCCTTTTCAACTACGCGTACCTGCCTGCGGACTGCTAACGCTGGCGTTGAGTTTGCCGGTAATGGCTCAAATGCCGCAACGGCAGCCGACTCCGAACGATACGCTTCAATCACCCCGCGTACTCAACGACAAACGTATTGCCTTGAGCATCTATGCACCTAAGGCAAGCGAGGTAACAGTATCCGGCGATTTTCTGTCGCCAGCGAAACCGCTTAGCCTTGCTAAAAATGAGCAGGGCGTCTGGTCCGTTCTCATTGGGCCGCTCAAACCGGATTATTACACCTACACCCTAACGGTTGATGGCGTTCGGACGATAGATCCCAAAAATCCGGTTATCAAACAAGGTATCAGTAGTCTCGAAAATGTAATGACCGTACCCGGTGATGCCACCGCATTCGAAGACAATCAGTCTGTGCCGCATGGTGAAGTCCGCGAAGTATGGTACCCGTCGAAATCGCTGGGAATGATGCGTCGGATGCATGTCTACACACCACCTGGTTACGAAAAAGGCGCGACAAAATATCCCGTTTTCTACCTACTGCATGGCGGAGGTGACGACGACTCCGGCTGGAATTCCATCGGGCGTGCGGGTTTTATTCTCGATAATTTGCTGGCTTCCGGCAAAGCTAAACCCATGATCGTGGTGATGCCTAATGGCAGTATGCCCATGAACAACAAGCCAGGTAGTGATCTGGCTCAGTCCATGTCAGCCATGCGGGCTTTGTTCGCCGATGAACTATTGAAAGAGGTGATGCCTCAGGTTGAGAAAACCTACCGCACGCTGAACAACCGCGAAAATCGGGCTATAGCAGGGCTGTCGATGGGCGGTTTTCAAACGCTGGATGTCACGCTGAGCCACCCGGAACTGTTTGATTACGTTGGCGTATTCAGCTCAGGGTTTTTCGGTGCAACGATCGATGAAGCCGAAACCAAATACGCCAAGGCATTGCAGGACCCGGCATTTAACAAAGGCAAAAAGCTATTCTGGGTCGAAATTGGCAAAGACGATTTTGTGATGGATGCCAACAAGAAAACGCTGGCTCTCCTCGACAAACACAACATCAAATACCAGTACAAAGAAACGGATGGCGGTCACACCTGGATCAACTGGCGGCAGTACCTGCACGAGTACGCTCCGCTGTTGTTTCGTTAGACAAACCTCGTCAGAATCAACGTCGTGTCAATGCCGTCCGGCGAGAATCGAGCTTGAGGAAGATAAACAGCAGAATAGAGAACGACCACAGCGATGAGCCTCCATAGCTAAAAAACGGAAGCGGGATTCCGATCACAGGCATCAAACCAATGGTCATTCCAATATTGACCAGGACGTGAAAAAAGATGATTCCAGCCACGCAGTAGCCATAAACGCGGGCAAATTTGCTGCGCTGCTTCTCGGCCAGAATCACGATGCGCGACAACAAGCCAACAAACAAGGCAATAACGACGGCGCTGCCAATGAAGCCATGTTCTTCGCCAATGGTACAGAAAATAAAATCAGTACTTTGTTCGGGTACGAAGTCAAATTTTGTCTGCGTACCCTCTAAAAACCCTTTGCCCTGAAGTCGTCCCGAACCAATGGCAATCTTGGCCTGCGTCACGTTCCAGCCAACACCCAATGGGTCAATGGTTGGATCGACCAATACTTTAATGCGGTTTCGCTGGTGTTTTTGCAAAACGTTATTCACAAAAAAATCCACGCCCGTCACGAACACCATCATAACAGCGCCGACAATTCCCATTGAAATGAAGTTGCTTATGGTCCGGTTGTAACGCGGCATCAGCGCAATAATAAGCAGCAGCAGCACTACGATTCCGGCAAAAATGTACAGTTTAGGAAAGATGAGCGCCAGTACAAACAAAGCCACAGCCGTAATACCCATCGCTGGAATCCAGCCGGGTAGTCCTTCGCGGTAAAGCATGATCGCGAAGGAAGCGAAGACCAGTGTAGAACCCGTTTCATTAGAAGCCAGAATCAAAATACAGGGCAGCACGATAATGCCAGCGATGTACATCAGGTCTTTCCGTTTGGTAAGACTAACACCCGGATTGTCCAGGTATTTCGCCAGTGCTAGCCCTGTAGCCATCTTGGCAAATTCGGCGGGCTGGATCTGAAATGCGCCAAACTTAATCCAGGAGTGTGACCCTTTGATGTTGGCTCCTGCCACCAATACCAGCAGTAGCATTAGAATCATAAACGCGTAAAACAAGTACGCGAACGAATCAAAGAACTTATGGTTGACAACCATAATACAGATAATCAGAATGACCGTGGTACAGATCCACATCATCTGCTTACCGGCATTGGTCGTCATATCGAAAAGACTGGTGTGGTCCTCAGGACTGTAAACGGCAGCGTACACATTGAGCCATCCCATAGTGACGCAGCCTAGGTACAGCACTAAGGTTAGCCAGTCGATGTCCTGAGTAAATAGATCGTTATTACGAGACACTTTTGGGTATTGTTTATCTATTGACTTTATAAAGAAGAAGCAGCTAACGCTATTCTATAAACTCGAAAAGCGAACGTTTATTTAATAGCCACTCACCGTCGCTGTGGCCGTTGTTGACCTTGGCTTTGTAGAGGTCATGAATGGTTTAGACGGTACTGGCTTGGGTTCCTTCTGCACAGTATCCTTTTTTGAAGGGGCCGGTTTTTTCGGCGTTAGCAGAAAGTTGGCGGGTGGCAAATAATTGGAGGCCAGCACCTGCGCTTCGAGTTTTTTTGCTTCGGTTATCCGTTTCAGATATCGTTCAGCAACCAAAGCCGCTACGGATGCTGCTGCTTTACCACCCCATCCGGCATTTTCGACGAAAACAGCCACCGCAATTTTAGGGTCATTCATGGGGGCGAACCCGATAAAAATCGAGTGATCGAACTTGTGGCCGAACTTCGCGTTCTGCGACGTGCCCGTTTTTCCGCAAAGATCAATCCCGGCAATATTCGCCAGCGGAGTCACGGTACCATTGGCAACCGCTCCGCGCATTCCGTCAATAACGGGCAGGTAATATTTGTAGTCAATACCGGTTTCATGGCGTTCGTGGTATTCACTGGGTACACCAGCCCCCGCCTTTTCGAAACCCTTAATGTAATGCGGGGTAATGTACCAACCCCGGTTGGCAATTGTTGCCGCCAGGTTGACCAGTTTAAGCGGGCTGATCAACAACTCACCTTCACCAATACTCAGCGAGTAAACGTTCGAGAACTTCCACCGCAACGCACCCCGGTACGCCTTGTCGTAGTACTCAGGCGTTGGTAGATTTCCTTTGCGTTCGCTTGGTAGATCAACGCCTAGCCGTGAGCCGATGCCAAACTTTTCGACCATATCGTGCCACTGCTGCAAGCCTATTGCCGACGCTTTGAATACGTTGCTTTCGCCGTTGAAATACAAAAACTTCCGAAAGACGTAGTAGAAGTAAGGATTACAGGAGTTTTGCACGGCCCCGCGCAAGTTGTTACCACCCCGGCAGTGACACCGCATCGGCGATCCAGCATGACCGTAGATCGTATTTGGAAAAAGCGATCCCTGTTGCTGAGCAACCAGCGCCTGAATAAGCTTAAACGTCGATCCAGGTCGGTAGCTGGACATGATAGGCCGATTGATCAGCGGCTTGTACGGATTCTTGACTAAGGCGCGGTAATTCTTTGAAAAATAACGGCTCGACAAGAGATTCGGGTCGTAAGTCGGCGCTGAAACCGAAACCAGAATTTCCCCTGTCGATGGCTCTACGGCTAACACCGCTCCCACTTTATTTTGCATCAGGCTGTCGGCGTACCGCTGTACCTCTACATCGATGCCCGTAATGAGGTTCTGCCCGGCAACGGCGAGCGTGTCGAAAGCCCCGTTCTTCCAGGACCCTTTGTTCACCCCACGCACGTTCTGCATCATAAATTTGACGCCCCGTTTGCCCCGCAATTGCTCTTCGTACTGTTCTTCCAAACCGTTGTTACCGATATAATCGCCCTGCCGGTAATACGGAATATCCTGTTCTTCGAGTTTCTTTTTGCTGATTTCGCTGACGTATCCCAACGCGTTAGCCATCGTATGCGCCGGGTAAGTTCGCATAGAGCTAATCACAGGTTCAAAACCACGGTAATCCACCAACGCGTCCTGAATCCGGGCAAAATCTTCCTTGGACAGCTGACGCAAGAACAGCGATGGTTTAACCGGGGAGTAATTCTTCGCCAGCCCCATGATACTGTCAAAGTCAGAACGAGTAATGTCCATCATCCGGCAAAACGCTACCGTATCCGGAATACGCACCTGCTTGGGCGTTACGTACAGATCGTAAACAGGAGTATT contains the following coding sequences:
- a CDS encoding penicillin-binding transpeptidase domain-containing protein, which encodes MLENRKYVIIGVFCLVALTYLARLFYLQVLDDTYSLGASKNSIKRVIEIPYRGQIYDRNNKLIVYNTPVYDLYVTPKQVRIPDTVAFCRMMDITRSDFDSIMGLAKNYSPVKPSLFLRQLSKEDFARIQDALVDYRGFEPVISSMRTYPAHTMANALGYVSEISKKKLEEQDIPYYRQGDYIGNNGLEEQYEEQLRGKRGVKFMMQNVRGVNKGSWKNGAFDTLAVAGQNLITGIDVEVQRYADSLMQNKVGAVLAVEPSTGEILVSVSAPTYDPNLLSSRYFSKNYRALVKNPYKPLINRPIMSSYRPGSTFKLIQALVAQQQGSLFPNTIYGHAGSPMRCHCRGGNNLRGAVQNSCNPYFYYVFRKFLYFNGESNVFKASAIGLQQWHDMVEKFGIGSRLGVDLPSERKGNLPTPEYYDKAYRGALRWKFSNVYSLSIGEGELLISPLKLVNLAATIANRGWYITPHYIKGFEKAGAGVPSEYHERHETGIDYKYYLPVIDGMRGAVANGTVTPLANIAGIDLCGKTGTSQNAKFGHKFDHSIFIGFAPMNDPKIAVAVFVENAGWGGKAAASVAALVAERYLKRITEAKKLEAQVLASNYLPPANFLLTPKKPAPSKKDTVQKEPKPVPSKPFMTSTKPRSTTATATVSGY
- a CDS encoding sugar phosphate isomerase/epimerase family protein → MRNRRDFLKQASLLTLGGLALPQLTKAEQLIHPTLSRPIGIQLFTLFKQMNDDPKSTLEKVAATGYKEVESAFSMRGKYYGYSVKEFKALVEGMGMKWRAHHAGGAPFRPRPTPPASTTAAGGGAPPARNPFGNGPMPTMLNLRDNYQQLVDDAAEGELSYLVCASTPVATLDEINKSIEVFQKTGEAAKKAGIGFAYHNHATEFDPVEGGKTPYELILSQTDKDLVKMELDLAWATKAGKDPVALFKGQPGRFPLWHIKDIKSDLKTITEVGNGVVDFKRIFAAAGIAGLKYIFVEQDMAPGIENIQISYQNLTKVLA
- a CDS encoding esterase, with the protein product MNLPFQLRVPACGLLTLALSLPVMAQMPQRQPTPNDTLQSPRVLNDKRIALSIYAPKASEVTVSGDFLSPAKPLSLAKNEQGVWSVLIGPLKPDYYTYTLTVDGVRTIDPKNPVIKQGISSLENVMTVPGDATAFEDNQSVPHGEVREVWYPSKSLGMMRRMHVYTPPGYEKGATKYPVFYLLHGGGDDDSGWNSIGRAGFILDNLLASGKAKPMIVVMPNGSMPMNNKPGSDLAQSMSAMRALFADELLKEVMPQVEKTYRTLNNRENRAIAGLSMGGFQTLDVTLSHPELFDYVGVFSSGFFGATIDEAETKYAKALQDPAFNKGKKLFWVEIGKDDFVMDANKKTLALLDKHNIKYQYKETDGGHTWINWRQYLHEYAPLLFR
- the rodA gene encoding rod shape-determining protein RodA; translated protein: MSRNNDLFTQDIDWLTLVLYLGCVTMGWLNVYAAVYSPEDHTSLFDMTTNAGKQMMWICTTVILIICIMVVNHKFFDSFAYLFYAFMILMLLLVLVAGANIKGSHSWIKFGAFQIQPAEFAKMATGLALAKYLDNPGVSLTKRKDLMYIAGIIVLPCILILASNETGSTLVFASFAIMLYREGLPGWIPAMGITAVALFVLALIFPKLYIFAGIVVLLLLIIALMPRYNRTISNFISMGIVGAVMMVFVTGVDFFVNNVLQKHQRNRIKVLVDPTIDPLGVGWNVTQAKIAIGSGRLQGKGFLEGTQTKFDFVPEQSTDFIFCTIGEEHGFIGSAVVIALFVGLLSRIVILAEKQRSKFARVYGYCVAGIIFFHVLVNIGMTIGLMPVIGIPLPFFSYGGSSLWSFSILLFIFLKLDSRRTALTRR